ACGGGAGGAGTATGTTAAGGAACAACGCAGGCTCTCGGACCTTGCGACACCCATTCGCACACGGTTACTTGAGGTTTATCGCTCACTCCTGGTGATCAGAGCCTAGTCGGTAGATCTACTTATCCCGGGGTTAATAGTTGTGAAATAACCCCGCTACAGGCCTCATTATTTCTGATATCTTCAAGCGAATATGCGCTCAATTGCACTGAAACTCATCGCTCTGCTTGTTTTCGCTTGCCTGAGCTACTATGCAACAACCTATGTAACCGAAGATGATCTTATTGATCTGAAAATTTATCTCTATAGTGCCGAGCGCCTCAGTCGAGGTGAGCCTATCTATAATGTTCGCTATGCATTTCCCCTACGCGCTACAGATTTTGAATTGCAATACCTCTACCCTCCAGCCCTTGCCGCACTCCTCGCCCCATTAGTAAGTATCTCCACTACGATAATAACTCCGATAATAACTCCGATAATCATATTCGTCTGGCAATGCGGGAGCATAATCGCCCTCGCTTTAACGGCATATATGCTTGCACAGTTGCTATCTGGGTACTTAGGTACAGGCCGATCACCAGCAAACAGCTACGTCTTATTCTTACTCCTAGCACTGTGGCCCCCTACACTTTACGGCATTGCGTGGGGTCAAGTGAACGCTTTTATCCTGGCCCTATTGGTCGGCGCTGCATTTTTTACCTCGAAACGACGAGACCGCCTAGCAGGACTGTCTCTAGGTCTTGCAATCGCCCTCAAGGCAACCCCTGCAATCCTGATTGTGCCATTTATAGTAAACAAGCGCTGGCGGGCGCTCTTTTATTGCTGCTTGGGAGCGCTGGCTGCTCATCTTCCCCTCATGCTGTATCCAAACGGTCTTGCAACGATCCAGAGCTTTCTGAGTACAGTAGGCGAGATAGCCGCAGGGCAGGTAGTTAAGGATCCCTTCTACGACTACTCACTACGTCACTTTGCGCCGTTCTTTGTTGATGCACCGGCGACGCTTTTTTTGGTGTTTTCACTCTCTCTCATAACCGCATATCTAGTGCTACTGTTTCGCATGTCGCGCCTACCCGTTAATGGCGCACCGCAATCGTTATCACACGATCTTCTGTGTGCTTTCCAGCTCCTTAGCGGTATCCCAATCATGATCATTACCTCCCCCCTTGTTTGGTTTCATCACTTAGTTTGGCTCTTTCCGCCCTTGGCAGCAGTAATGTTTTTGGGCAAGACCCCCTTTATTCGTGGATCCGGGCGGCTGATATATATCATTTTAGCCCCTTTGTTATATGTGCACGTATTTATTCGCCACTGGGAGCAGCCTGGAGAGTGGATTATCAAAACACTCCCGCTAGTCCTCTCTGTAATGACATTTTTTTTGCTGGCAAAGCTTATTACACGTCACCGCACCGAGTAGCTGCTAAATAGTTACGGCAACGCCTTATAAATCTGGCCAAATAATCCGGTCAATATCTTTAGCTCGCGCGTTGATAGCCTGCCTCGACGGGTAACGTTAATCAGAAGATCTCGCACATGTTGCGGTGCGTGTTCATTGAGAAACCCTACGTCCTCTGAAACTCTAAGCACCATATCGGTAAAGTTCTCAAGTTGTGCACTCGTTGGCCAATCGTCATGAAGTGGGCCAATAACATCTTGCTTGCTGCTACGCAGGGCATAGAGCGCTAGGAGCACCGCTTGCGCCAAGTTGTATGAGCGATTCCCTGCTGCTGACGGTATGCGGACTAGAAACTGACAGAGTGGAAAATGCTCCCTACGGAGCCCCACCTCCTCGGAGCCAAAAACTAAGGCGATCGTTCGATGCGGGCCATCTACAAGCGAGCCCGTCCACTCACTTAAGAGTCGTTGCGGAGTGCGGTGGCGTCCACTATCAGAGGCAAAGCCTACAACCTCGTGCGCGTCGGCTACGGCTTCTCTCAGTAGATCAAAGCGCGCGGCGTTATCAATTACATCACAACCCCAACACGAGACCCCCCGCGCCATCTCAGGGTCAAAGCGCTCAGGCGCCACTAGGCGCAGCTCCTTTACATCCAGATTGCTCATGGCACGCGCCACTGCGCCGATATTTCTAGCATCCTTGGGCTCTACAAGGACCACAATTATGCGTGGCCCCTGCTCTTTCGGGCTAAGATCGCCGTATCCTGGTAACTCTCTATCTTTCATCTCTAGTAACTAGTCAGCATAAACTAAGGACGACCGCACACGTAGATGCTATGTATGCGCTCATCCTTAGTTTATACTGAATGGTTACATATGAGCAAAATACCAAATATTAAATGGCCCATTCTCGGAAAGCTCTCTCAACGTGAGTTTTTAAGTCGCTACTGGCAGAAACGTCCCCTTTTGATGAAGCGCGCGCTTTATCCCTTCCCGGACGTGATCACCCCAGAGGAGGTGGCTGGCATGAGCTGTGACGAGCGTGTTGAATCGCGCTTAATCATGGAGAAGGGGGGGCGTCACCCGTGGGAGCTTAAGCGCGGGCCCTTTAAGCCCGCAATGTTTAAGAAGCTCCCGAAGAGCCACTGGACCATCCTGGTAAACGGCGCTGACCGATTTGTCCCAACCCTTAACGGATTTCTTGACCATTTCTCGTTCATCCCATTCTGGCGCATGGATGACATCATGGTGAGCTACGCTGATGACAAGGGAAACGTCGGGGCACACGTTGATAACTTCGATGTATTTCTAGTTCAAGCAGCAGGTAAACGTGAGTGGAGGATCGAGAGTCAGCCGATCTTAAAGGATGATTTTATTCCCGATCTGCCGGTCAGGCTCCTTAAGAAATTTAAGCCCACTCATAAATGGGTGCTTGAGCCCGGTGATATACTCTATCTGCCGCCCCGTTTTCCGCACCACGGAATTGCACGCGGTAATGGCTGCATGACGATCTCGGTTGGATTTCGAGCGCCTAGCACGAGCGAGCTAATTAACAACGTAGTGGCGAGCGCCCTTTCTCAGATTGATGAGACCGTTAGATTCTCGGACCCTGATTTAAAAGCTCAGGCGCCGGGAGAGATCTCAAAATCTGCTATCAAGAAGATCTCCGCTTCAATTAAAGAGGCGCTGACTAATGAGAGTTTTATCGCTGATTGGCTCGGTCGTTTTACAACTGAGCCGTACTGTGATGTAAAGCTTGAAGCTAACGCGTATCCCGTAACGCAAGCAAAGGTTGCCAAGGTTATTCGAGAGTCCGCCTTTATCGTACGCGCAGAGGGTTCAAGGCTCGCATTTGTGCGAAACAGTAAGACCGCCATCTCGCTCTTCGTTAACGGCGAGCGCCGAGAGCTTTCAGGCAAGGTCGCCCTGTGTGCTCAGATCCTGGCCGATCGAATTATCGTGCCGGTAGGTGACATAATTTCGCTCTTAAATGACGGGCAGGTGCAGCAACTCTTTGTGAATCTATTGAGTACTGGTGCTGTTGTGCTTGAGGAATAAAGGCAGCACTACTAAAAGTGCAAAGCTGCCTACCACCATATATGGAGCTTATCGCCAAGCTTGACCTACCGGTGCTCGTAGTATCACTCCATTATCTAGGCAGTATTAATCACACCCTCCTTACTATTGAAGCTCTTCGTGCAAGGGGTGTCGCGATTATGGGCGTTGTTTTTAACGGAGCAGAGCTACCTGACTCTGAGCGTATTATCGAGCGCTTAGGGCAGGTGCACATTATCGGCAGGATTCCAGAACTTGCAGAGCTCTCACCGGAGACTATTCGCTCAGTAGTTCCGCAGCTGAAGCTATACTATTTAACTAGTCAGGCCCGCTCAATAGGTCCCGGTTCATAGGGTACAATCGGGAGAATGCTGCATTTACACTGCGGTGATAATAGCTTACAATTTACCCACTATGTATAATAGGCGGCTAACTGCTCCAAATCACTCGTTCTTTCTCTTTGGTCCGCGCGCCACAGGGAAAACAACATGGCTCCGTAACCAGGTATCAGCAAGCTTATGGGTAAATTTGCTGCTCGATGAAGAGCTTATTCCGATCCTTACCAGCCAAGTCCAATTTAGAGCTCAAGTGAATGCCCTACCAGCCGGGTCTTGGGTTGTCATCGACGAAGTACAGAAAGCACCCTCTCTCTTAAACCATATTCAGGATATCATCTCCCTACGTGGTGATGATATCCGTTTCGCGCTGAGTGGTTCGAGCGCGCGTAAGCTGCGGCGCATGAATGTTAACCTACTCGCCGGGCGCGTCATTCAGCGTAACTTCTTTCCCCTCACGTTTGCCGAACTCGGAGCTGAATATTCGCTAGAGTCAGCAATCACGACGGGGCTACTTCCTGGCATAGTGAACCAAAAGGAATTCGGCCCCGAGATGTTGGAAGCCTACGTCGCTACCTATCTCAAAGAAGAGATTCGCCAGGAGGCTCTCGTAAAAGATATCGCTTCGTTTACCCGCTTCCTTCGAATTGCCTCTATCATGAATGGGCAGCTACTTTCTTACACTAACGTCGCGCGTGATGCAGGTGTCGCGAGGAGCACTGTCGAAAGATATTTTGAGATCCTCGTCGACACACTCATCGCTACAATCGTCCCAGCTTGGCAGCCTCGTGCAAAGGTGCGCGAGGTCGCTCAGCCAAAGTTCTTTCTTTTTGATTGTGGCGTTGCTCGAGCACTACAGGGACTGATCCGTGATACTCCCCGAGAGTATGAAACCGGCGCATTACTCGAAACTCTCGTTTTGCATGAACTGAGAGCCGCAATTTCCTACTTAAACTGTGGCGGCGAAATCTACCACTGGAGAACAAGTGGCGGCTCAGAGATAGATTTTATTTGGCAAAGAGGTGAGCGTGTCATTGGCTTTGAGATCAAGTCATCGAGCCAGTGGCGCTCAGATTTCGGAAAGTCCCTGCGTCCCCTTCTTCACGAAAAGAAGCTCTCAAGAGGTATCGTTATCTTCCGGGGCAAAACTCCAACATTGCAAGAAGGCGTCGAAGGATTTCCGTTGTTGAACTTTCTTCAACTGCTCTGGAGTGGAGAGATTCTGAGGTAGCAAAGCCACTCCAAACTTATCTAGAGGCCGCCGGTAACTATTCACTTGGTCAGACCAGTGTATCGCCCACCTGAGCATTTATACCTAGCCGTTCTGGAGAACGGCGTTCCCAGCGCTTCGCCGCATCGTTATTCTATTGGGGTAGTTATTGAACACCTATGCTGACTCTACGCCATCATAGCGCGCAGCTGACTGACAATACGTGGGACCCCCTCACTAGCTATCGTCTGCACAACATGAAAGGTCTCGTCGGCTAATCCAGAAGGGTTTGGATCGACTACAAACTTCGTAGACTCAAACGGCACATGATCTACCAAGCTTGCCGCCGGATAGACCTCTAGTGATGTTCCAACTACGATAAAGAAATCGGCGCTCTTTGCGACCTCAATGGCGCGCTCCATCAGCGGCACCGCCTCACCGAACCAAACTACGTGCGGACGAAGCTGTGAGCCCTCCTCACACCGATCTCCAAGCTCGATATCGGTCGTGCAATCGCGCAGTAGCTTTTCATTGCGAGAGCTGCGTGCCTTCATAATCTCGCCGTGCAGGTGGATAACCTCGCTACTTCCGGCGCGCTCGTGCAGATCGTCGATATTTTGCGTAATAATCGTAACCTTAAAGAGGCTTTCAAGCTCCTTGAGCGCTAGGTGCGCTGCGTTCGGCTTAGAAGCCTGTATCGAACGACGCCGCTTGTTGTAAAAGCGCAAGACCTGCCCCGGATCACGTCGCCAACCCTCTGGAGTTGCGATCTGTGATATCTGCATCCCCTCCCATAAACCACCACTGCCACGAAAGACGCCTAGGCCGCTCTCTGCGCTTATGCCAGCACCGGATAGTACAACAACGTGGCGATCTCGCACTCTATATGCCTCTTGTCTGAAATAGAAGAATTTAGGCGATCGTAAGATCCTTACAGAGGTACACATCCTGAATTGCGTTTAGGAGCTCGACACCATCCTTCATCGGCTTCTGGAAGGCTTTACGACCAGAGATTAGCCCCATACCACCCGCGCGTTTATTAATCACGGCGGTCTTAACGGCCTCACTCAGATCGTTACTACCCGAACCACCACCTGAGTTAATCAAGCCGATGCGACCCATATAGCAGTTTGCAACCTGGTAACGAGCCATGTCGATGATATGCTCGCTACAGAGCGTAGTGTACATACGCTCATCGAGCTTGCCGTACGATGATGTGCCGGTATTAAGCGCCTTAAAGCCTCCGTTGTTTTCGGGCAGCTTCTGCTTGACGATATCAGCCCCAATCGTTGCACCTAGATGGTTAGCCTGGCCGGTTAGGTCCGCAGCAACTTCGTGGTTAACACCGTTAACCTTAAAGCCTGCATTACGAACGTAGCACCACAGAATGGTTGCCATACCGAGTGAGTGCGCCTCTGAGAACACCTTAGAGACCTCTACGATCTGACGGGTAGATTCGGGCGAGCCGAAGTAGATCGTTGCTCCTATAGCGGTACAGCCCTGGTTCCAAGCATCCCGTACCTGCGCAAACATGACCTGGTCGTGTCTGTTCGGATAAGAGAGTAGCTCGTTATGATTAATCTTCAGGATAAACGGAATCCGATGCGCATACTTGCGCGCTACACTACCAAGGCCGCCGTAGGTTGTTGCAACCGCGTTACACCCTCCCTCGATAGCAAGGCGCACGATATTCTCCGGATCAAAATAAATTGGATTCTTTGCGAATGAAGCCCCTGCTGAGTGCTCAATGCCTTGATCAACTGGCAGGATCGAGAGGTATCCGGTGCCATTTAGGCGGCCATGATCATAGAGCGATTGAATTGAACGCAGGACTGGCACCGAGCGGTCGGAGTGGGATAATACCCGCTCGATAAAATCTGGCCCCGGCTGTGAGATCTGTGTAGCTGGGATGCCCTTACAGGTATGTTCAAGTAATGACTTGGCCTCTGATCCTAAGAACTCTGCTATGTCGCTTATATTCATACATGACTCCATGATAACGGTGCGATTATAGGGGGTTCTTACCGGCTGGATCAAGGGGTGCTAACCTATCAGGGGTCGATTTGCAGAGCAAATTGCGTTTTGTAACATTAACTATTCACACAAAATTTAACATCCCCGATCAGAGGATGCTCATTTTAAGGGTGAAAGTTAATCACGCAGCAGCGAGAGAACCAAACGGGGCTGCATATTGGCCTGTGCCAGGATGGCTGTTCCCGCCTGCTGCAGGATCGTTGAACGCGAGAGCTCCGTGCTCTCGGCCGCTACATCTATATCCATAATAGCGCTCTCTGCGGCTTGGAAGTTCTCGCGCGCTACGGCGAGATCCCTAATGGTCATAGCAAGGCGACTCTCTACAGCACCGAGGGTACCCCTGTTTCTTGTAACTGAGGTAACAGCGGCTTTAATAGCATCGAGCGCAAGCCTTGAAGCTGATTGGGATTCAAGAGTTGTCGCTCCGAATAAAGAATAGGTATGGACCGATGATCCCGCTGCCGCCAGGCCAAGCGACGCCAGGGTGGCCTGAACACCTGAGAACGAGATCTGCGAGAGCGAGGTCCCATCAAAACCAACCTGAAAGGAAACGCCACCACCACCACTCAACAACTGCAACCCGTTGAACGTTGTAGTGTGTGCAACCCGCTCAACCTCGCTTAGCAGCGCAGAGAATTCGCTTTGTAGCGCCGCGCGCTGCTGATTACTATATGCCCCGTTAATAGACTGCTCGCTCAACTCAACCAAGCGCGTCAGTACCTGTGAGATCTGCCCAATAGCTCCATCAGCAATAGAGATGATAGAGATACCATCTGTAGCATTCCTAGTGGAGACAGCTGAAACGCGGGTATCTCCACGTAAACTTTGCGCAATCGCCAAACCCGCCGCGTCATCGGTCGAGCGATTGATACGCAATCCACTTGAGATCCTTTGATACGACTGGTTCAGGGTCTCAGTTGAGAGCTTTATATTACGTTGAGCTCTCAAGGACGCGACATTTGTTTTAATGCCTAACCCCATACTCGCATCCTATCTAGGCGTTTACTGTAGTAACTGCAGGGCTAACTTCGGCTGTTGATTGGCCTGTGCCAAGATCGCAGCGCCGGCCTGTTGCAAGATGCTAAGGCGCGTCAGCTCCGCAGCTTCCGTAGCAACATCCACATCTCTAATCTGACTCTCTGCCGCTGTGAAGTTTTCACGAGCAACTTGCAGATTATTGATCGAGGTATGAAGGCGGCTCTCCAATGCTCCAAGTCGACCACGATTGTTGTTAATCGAAACTACCGCAAGCGCAATTGCATCTAGCGCCAGCCGAGCAGCGGATTGCGCCTCTGCAACGGTAGCTCCTGAAATCGAGTAGGTTGGTGCCGATTCGCCCGCTGCTGCTAGGCCAATCGCTTGTAACGTTGTGTCAACGTTGTCGTAAGATAAGCGTGAGAGCGAGCTTCCGTCGAAACCGATCTGGAACACAAGTGACTGGCCGCTACTCAGTAGGTTCAGCCCGTTAAACTTGGTCGTTACTGCAATACGTTCAACTTCGCTTGCAAGTGCTGAGAACTCGTTTTGCATCGCCGAACGCTGTACATGGTCGAATACACCGTTGGCGCTCTGTTCTGCTAGTTCGGAAAGTCTATTCAAGGTTGCCCCGATCTGTCCAATCGCCTGATCTGCTATCGAAATAACAGAGATACCATCGTTAGCATTTCTAATAGCTACCGTTGCTATCGCAGATTCTGCCTTCAGGCCCTCTGCTATCGCGAGACCTGCAGCATCATCGCTTGCTCGATTGATCCTAAGTCCGCTCGCTAATCGGGCGTATGATGTCTTGAGACGCTCACTCGACTGATCTACGTTTCTTTGTGCTATTAGCGAGGGTAGGTTCGTTCGAATATTAATCGCCATTTTATCTTCTCCTTGGCTGACCAGCCCACTATAATTTGGGCTGGTACTGTGTTCTCCTAAACTGGTCCGGGTCTTTGCGTCTCAACGGCAAACTTTGCCGTCATGACGTTTCAAAGATGGAAAGGAGCAAGGAGCTTGCCAAGAGTTGGCTTTAGGCTAGGGCATGGCTTGCAACTACTCGATGTAGCACTAGAAAAGCTGCTTACCATCGATCACCCTAGTAACGTACTCACGGGTCGAACGGGGAAGAAATGGGGCCACATGGTCGTAGTGTGCAGGGTCACGTCCTGCCCGTTCACTACGATTTTGAGCAGAAGCTACCCTACCCTCACCAGCATTGAACGCCGCAACCGCCAACTTCTCTAACGAAGTTTCATCAACAGCCTTATGGGTTCTTAGCTTATTGGGGAGATCGGTCGGCGCACGAAAGATATCGTGCAGGTACTTCAGGTAAGAGGTGCCGAGCTCCATATTAAGATCGGGATTAAAGGGGTCGTAGCTCCTCTCGGTATCCCCAGCTTTGGAGAGGAGAAACTTGCCGGTTGTATCTAGGAGCTGAAAGAGTCCCTTTGAGGCGTGCCCATCGGAGCTAACCGCTGTTGTATTAAAACTAGATTCTGCCTTAACAACCGCCATTGATAGCGCTGGGTCTAGCCCAACCTTCTCACTCAGGGAGTGCAGCCGAGCACGGATCTCCTGCGTTGCGAGTTGCGGCACTTGCCGTTCAGCAATCACCGGAGCGTTCTGTAGATCTATGCGCTTGACCTCAAGCACCGTCGGAACTTTGACGTTCTGTGCCGTGTCCACCACTTGAATAGGCTGGCTCTCGCTAGCTCCAAGCGGGGTCATACGGGGCATCTCAAGGCTTGAATCGGGGAGTCTCAGGCTCGCTTTAAACTCCTCCAGCGGATTTCGGCCCCCCTCTCTAATGGCCGCAAATTGAGGTGGATTTTGAAGATCCCCTATCGTTTCAGTAGGTTTGGCGGTTTTGGTAAGCACGCCTTTCAGATCCTGCTCAAACGAAACGCTCTCGTCCTTTACAGCATGGTGAGCTGGCGCCTTAAGCAGGCCCGAGATATCTTTGTATGAGGCTCCAAAATCGATACGCATATGGTGCTTTTCCTATGCACCATGCTTTGCACTAGACGTGCCAACATTACAGCTGTTATTTCAGTATGTTACGCGCTATAAATGGTCAGACAAGCGCCAATCTACCGGCACTAGTCCGTGCTGTAATAGATAGTCATTGGCCTGAGAGAAGTGCTTGCATCCAAGAAACCCACGGTAAGCCGAAAGGGGTGAAGGGTGCGGCGCCTCAAGTACTAGGTGCTTGGCACGATCAACGAACGCCCCTTTTTTCTGCGCATAGGCGCCCCACAACATAAACACTATATGTGAGCCGTGATCATTTAACTCTCGAATGATCCGATCCGTAAATCGCTCCCATCCCCGTAACGCATGCGAGCCTGGCTTGCCCTCCTCAACGGTTAAGACAGAGTTAAGTAAAAGCACCCCCTGCCGAGCCCACGGCTCAAGATCTCCCTGTTTTGACCTCGCAATACCGAGGTCGCCCTCAAGTTCAAGGAAGATATTAACTAAACTTGGCGGAGGAGGCGTTGGTGCTTTGACAGAAAAACAGAGACCGTGTGCCTGATTTGGTCCGTGATAGGGATCCTGTCCGATAATAACCACCTTGGCCTGATCGAATGGGGTACATTGCAGGGCGTTAAAAACCTCGGCGTTTTTTGGATATACGACGGTGCCTGTACGGCGCTCAGACTCAACAAAATCTAGCAGCTCACGGAAATAGGGTTGCTCCCGCTCTCCGCTGAGCACCTCTGTCCAGGTTAATTTCGGTGTTGTTATATGAGCAGCAGTACCCATGGTAGAATTTGTGTTATCGCTAGTATTTTCGTGCATCCTCTATCTCCTCAAGGATCTGAAGGTATGAGTCGTAACGCCAGGAAGCAATCGTGCCGTTTGCAATCGCATCCCGCACAGCGCACTCAGGCTCCTGCAAGTGGCGACAATCGGCAAAACGGCACCCTACTGCGCTCTCTACGAACTCCGGAAATGCCCTCATAACGCCCTCAACGGAGGCGTGCGAAAGCCCGAAGAACTGAACGCCGGGAAGATCTATTATAATCCTCTGCCCGGTCTTATTATATAAAAATCCGCGCGGCTGCGTTGTCGTCTGCCGTCCCTGCCCGGTCCTATGACTTACCTCACCAACTCTTCTCTCTGCCTCTGGGATCATGTGATTAAGGATAGTACTCTTTCCAACACCTGAAACTCCACACAGAGCTACAATGCGCACCCCATCGGCATTTATCCGCGCCTCTATCTGCTCCATGTTCTGCGACAACTTCGCACTGCAGCAGATAACTTCTATACCTATCTTGCGGTACACCTCTAGCAGCTGGGAGAGCTCCTCAAGTCCTAGATCCACTTTGTTTATAACTAATACTGTAGGGATAGATTGCACCCGTGCCGCAACCAACATGCGATCGATCACAACTGAGTTCAGGATCTGCCCAACCGCCCCTATCACAAAGAGCAGATCTACGTTCGCTCCCATCTTTTTGAGTACCCCTCGGTACGATCGATAGAGATTATGCGTCGAGTGGGACCCTGCTGTTACAAATATCCTACCGTTTCTATTTTCAAAGGTAACCGTATCACCCACAACAACCTTAATCGCCTTGGTCGATACCGTGCCCGTAACCACCTCTCCCTGTTCGGAAAGTATGGTTACCTGACGACGTGCCGCCTCAAGAACTGTGCCTAAGTTGCTTAGTTGTTCCGTCATACGATGCGTGCTTACGAAAATAGTCGCGATACTCCCAAAGAACGTGGTTAAACCCAACCTTCTGCTGTACACTATCCTAATGCAATCAAAGATCAAAAGCTGGGGTCCATCTGTCTCGATTAAGGTCGTGCGATCCGGTCAACGTGGGGCACCGTTTATTCCAGGGCTGCTACTTATAGCGCTTGCGCTAGTCGTAATCTTTTCGCCAAAGCTCTTTCTAGGTGCTATCGCTATAGTATTTCTGTGCTTCGGTATGCTTATGTGCTACGTCGCTTGGAGGATTATCTGCTTTAAGAAGCACGTTTCTCAGATGACCAAGGATTTAGAGCGCCGTTTTTATGCGCACTCCTCCAATATGGAGGATCCTCTGGACGCTTTTATGGAGAAACCGGATATAGATATCACAGAGACGGATAGTAAGAAGATAATATACCACTAATTATTCACCCCCGTTCACCCCCGCTTTGCTCCGCATCCCTATCCTATTGGGCGAGGCGTTAGCACTGGGACCGCCGGTATCTGACCGGCCATGAAAAAGATAGTACTCCTGAATTTATACCTAGCCGTTCTGGAGAAGGGCACTCCCAGCGCTTCGCCTACGCTTGCATTACGAATGTCTGATACATCTCAACATCATCCACGGGAACTTAGAGCTATCAAATCTCTACACAACTCGCTCCAAAGCTATCTGAACAGTGCCGCAAACTAGCGTCTCGTTCTCTATGCTAACGGTGCGCTCAACAAGGGGCGATCCTAGCGCTGCTACCACCTCAATACAGAGGGTCTCTGACTTTATGTAGGCTTCATGTGCTGCAAGAAGAGCCTGCGCCCCGCTAATTGAAAGACGGATACGATCCGCCATATTAAGATCTGCCTCTTTGCGCATATCCTGGATCTCACGCACCAGATCGCGCGCCTGGCCCTCCAGCGCAAGCGCTGGAGTAACTGCTATATCGAGTGCGACCACGAATCCATCTCCTGATTCTACCGCAAGGCCTGGCTTTCCTGAGAATCCCACCTCAACCTCCCCTGGTAAAAGGGTGATATCCCCAATTTTGATTGAGTTTTCACCTACTACCTCGAACTCTCCGTTTCTCACCTTCTGAATAACCTCTTGAACACGCGCACCGAGGCGCGGACCTAGAACGCGCGCATTTACCTTGGCGCTAAGCGTTGCTATTGAGGAGGCATCCTCAAGAAACTCAATCGATTTAACGTTTAACTCTCCACACAGAACTGGGATGTACGGCGCAAGCTCCTGCGCCATTGAATCTCGCCCCGCTATCTTTGCTACTGCCAGTGGCAACCGTACGCGTAACTTTTCACGCGCGCGCACAGAGAGCCCCGCTGAGACCATCGCTCGCACTAAATTAACCTGCCGTGATAATTTTAGGTCGATCTGAGATTCTCGAACCTTTGGCCAACTCGAAAGGTGCACGCTCTCCTTAAATCCGAGCCGCTCCCACACCAGCTCGGCAATAAATGGACATAGCGGAGCTATTAACTGCGCATATGTTGTCAGCACCTCGTAGAGGGTTGCATAAAAAGCCATCTTCTCGGGTGACCGGGGGTCCTCCGACCAGACCCGCTCTCGGCTACGCCGAATGTACCAGTTGTTGAGGGTATCTAAGAAGGGCGCAAAGAGTCGCATTGCGTCATTAATACGGTAGCCATCCAGTAGCTCTGTAATGGAGCGCTTAAGGATCTCAACCT
The nucleotide sequence above comes from Pseudomonadota bacterium. Encoded proteins:
- a CDS encoding flagellin, which codes for MAINIRTNLPSLIAQRNVDQSSERLKTSYARLASGLRINRASDDAAGLAIAEGLKAESAIATVAIRNANDGISVISIADQAIGQIGATLNRLSELAEQSANGVFDHVQRSAMQNEFSALASEVERIAVTTKFNGLNLLSSGQSLVFQIGFDGSSLSRLSYDNVDTTLQAIGLAAAGESAPTYSISGATVAEAQSAARLALDAIALAVVSINNNRGRLGALESRLHTSINNLQVARENFTAAESQIRDVDVATEAAELTRLSILQQAGAAILAQANQQPKLALQLLQ
- a CDS encoding transglycosylase SLT domain-containing protein — protein: MRIDFGASYKDISGLLKAPAHHAVKDESVSFEQDLKGVLTKTAKPTETIGDLQNPPQFAAIREGGRNPLEEFKASLRLPDSSLEMPRMTPLGASESQPIQVVDTAQNVKVPTVLEVKRIDLQNAPVIAERQVPQLATQEIRARLHSLSEKVGLDPALSMAVVKAESSFNTTAVSSDGHASKGLFQLLDTTGKFLLSKAGDTERSYDPFNPDLNMELGTSYLKYLHDIFRAPTDLPNKLRTHKAVDETSLEKLAVAAFNAGEGRVASAQNRSERAGRDPAHYDHVAPFLPRSTREYVTRVIDGKQLF
- the ung gene encoding uracil-DNA glycosylase yields the protein MGTAAHITTPKLTWTEVLSGEREQPYFRELLDFVESERRTGTVVYPKNAEVFNALQCTPFDQAKVVIIGQDPYHGPNQAHGLCFSVKAPTPPPPSLVNIFLELEGDLGIARSKQGDLEPWARQGVLLLNSVLTVEEGKPGSHALRGWERFTDRIIRELNDHGSHIVFMLWGAYAQKKGAFVDRAKHLVLEAPHPSPLSAYRGFLGCKHFSQANDYLLQHGLVPVDWRLSDHL
- the rsgA gene encoding ribosome small subunit-dependent GTPase A, whose product is MTEQLSNLGTVLEAARRQVTILSEQGEVVTGTVSTKAIKVVVGDTVTFENRNGRIFVTAGSHSTHNLYRSYRGVLKKMGANVDLLFVIGAVGQILNSVVIDRMLVAARVQSIPTVLVINKVDLGLEELSQLLEVYRKIGIEVICCSAKLSQNMEQIEARINADGVRIVALCGVSGVGKSTILNHMIPEAERRVGEVSHRTGQGRQTTTQPRGFLYNKTGQRIIIDLPGVQFFGLSHASVEGVMRAFPEFVESAVGCRFADCRHLQEPECAVRDAIANGTIASWRYDSYLQILEEIEDARKY